Genomic DNA from Microbacterium sp. NC79:
GTCGACATCGCAGTGGATCTCAAATTTCAGCATCACACGCATGGCTCCATCATGATCCGGAACCACGAACGGGTCTAGTGCTCACTTTCGTTATGCGGTGTTCGCCTAGTGACGCTTGGCGATCATGCTGTGCTTACGGCGTCGGGTGCCGATGAGCACAAGGGCAAGGCCCAGACCTGCCACGACCAATCCGGTCGTTAGCGTCCAGCCGGCGACGGACGCTCCCGTAGCTGGCAGCTCGTCATCCGAGTCCGCCGACGGGCTGACCTGCGGCGTAGAACCCGGGTCTGTAGGCTCCGGTGCCGTTGTCGGCTCGGGATCGGTCGTCGGCGTCGGCTTGGGATCGGTTGTCGGTACCGGCGTCGGCTCGGGATCGGTTGTTGGTTCCGGGTCCGGCGTCGGAGTGGGTTCCGGGTCCGGCGTCGGTGTGGGCTCCGGGTGAGGCCCTGCGGGTGTCGACACGGAAGACGGTTCCGAGATCACGGTCTCCCCGGAGGGGTCGTAGCAGTGACAGTTGCCGTATTCTCGACAGCTCCCTGTGCCGCTTCTTCGGCAGTGACGGTGTAATCGTCAGCGGAAACGTCGATCGACTCACCGGGCGCTAGCGTCGCTACCGAAGACAGCCCCGACACCTTGGCATCTGCAACGTCACATTGGTCAGTGTGACGTTGCCGACGTTGGTGAGGGTGAACGTGTAGCGAATGCGTTCGTCGGTGTTGGCAAGTCCGTCACCAGAATCGTCATACAGCACCGCCGACTTTACGAGCGTCAGTGCAGCGCCGCTCGCGAGCGACAAGCTGTGCTGGGCCTCGATATCGTCGAGCGTTCCTCGCGTCGGAACCGCAGACAGTGTCGAGACGTTGACGACCTCACCAGCATCGACATCTGCTTGCGTCAGAACGTACTCGGCCGATGCGGTTGTGCTCTTGCCGGGAGCGAGCTCGCCCTCAGCGCCGGGCCACTCGGCGAAGAGCACCGAGCCCACGCCGACGAGGTGCTCGGCAATCGCGATGCCGGTGAGGGTGACGTTGCCCGTGTTCTCGATCGTGAAGGAGTAGGTCACGATGTCGCCAGCCTCGGGATCGCCCGAGCCCGCTACCGAACCCTCCTTCTTGAACGTCGCGTCAGGTGACGCGACGAGGGTAATCTCCGCCGAGTCAGATGCGCTCAGCTCGGCGTCGTTGACGTCGATAGCGCTCGCTGTTGCCGTGTTGCCGTGTTGCTCACGAGACCGCGATCGAGGTCAGCCTGCGTCAGAACGTAGGTTGCGACCGCCGTCACGCTTTCGCCAGCCGCGAGTACGCCGACGCCGCGAGGCCAGTCGTAGTCGATCGTGCTGAGACCCGCAAGGTCATCGTCGATCGACACCGCGTGTACCGTCACGTTGCTGTCGCTACTGATCTCAAATGTGTACGTGATGGTGTCACCCGCGCGCACGTCGTCGGTCGTATCAAGCGATGCCGACTTCGTGAAGCTCAGCGCCGATACGGCAGGTAGCGGCATCGTGGCCGTCGCGCTTGCTGCGACCTGTTCACCACCACCCGACTGCACGACCACGTTCGCCGCGTTGGCCACCGAGCCAGTATCGATGTCCTCCTCGGTCAGAACGTAGGTTGCCATCGTCGTGACGCTCTCGCCAGCCGCGAGCGTGCCCTCTACCGTCGGCCAACCAGCCGGGAAGTCGAGTGCCGACAACCCTGCCATCGCATCCGTGATGTCAACGCCCGTGATGGTTCCGCCGCCGACGTTGGAAGCCACAATTGTGTACTCCACGACATCGCCAGCGCGCGGGTCTTGGGCAGAAGCGGGGGCCTGCAGCGACGCCGTTTTCGTGAGCGCGATGCGGTCGATGTGGTTTGTGTCTGTTGCTTGTCCGCTCAGCGTCACCCCGGTGAACGCCGGGTCAGAAGCCGAAGCGACAACAGAGTTCTGCAGGCTCGTGGCACCAGCGGCGTCAAGGACGCGCACGGTTACCGAAACCTGGGCAGATGCAGCGGCCGCAAGTTCAGCGACATTCCACGTGACTTCCGTACCGTCGAACGATCCGCCGTCGGAGGCCGACACGAACTCCATGTTTGCCGGGAGCGCGTCAACGATCGATACATCGGCGAGCGGTTCGGCAATGAGCTGGTTGCTGGCGTTGATCGTGTAGGTCAACAGCTGTCCGGGGGCGGCCGCAGGCACGGCATCGTCCTTAACAACCGTGAGGCCGCTCAGCGGGGCGGCCGCAGCGTTCACGACCGTTGCTTCATTGTTTGTGTTGTCATCATCGTGCAACGGTGAAGACACGGTTCCCGAAACGGTTACGGGCGATGCCGTGACAACGATCGGAAGGTTCAGCGCAACGCTGTCGGATGCTGCGAGGGCTTCACCGTACGTGCACTCGAGGGACGCAGGACCATCGATCGGTGCCGTGTCATTCGCCGAACAAACCCAGTTGTCGAACTCGAGCGACGTTACCTGCATGTTGGCAGGAACATCGATCGAGACGACCGGTACCGCGGTATTTCCGCTGACGTTAGTGACGGTGAACGGCACGGTCGACGGACGATCAAGCTGGAGGTTGTCAGGTGCTTCCACCGTGACAGCCAGATCAGCCGCTTCGACGATTGCGCACACCGGGCTCGGCTCACTCACGGGCACACCCGTGGCAGCCGTTGCGATCGAGTTGCACGCACGTTCTCCCGCTACCGCGGCGCCCAAGACATTGGCCGTATAGGTAAACGTCGCCTCCGCACCCGGCGCCAGCAACCGCAGCCCGCACCGAAACCGCACCAGCAGGTTCCGTCGACCAGTTCGCAGCACAATCTGCGGGGCCGCCCGGATACACCTCACTGCGGCAGGGGTTCGTCGACTCGGAGTAGGTCAGCGTCAGGTTAGAAGAAACATGGGGAACCGTCTGAACGGTCTCTGCGAACTGCGAACCGCGCGGTGTTGCAGCGCTACCACTGCTGATTCCGGTGTCACCAACGTGCGGCAGCACGTCGTATGCCACGACGTTCGACAGCGACGTGGTTCCGTTGTTGCGGAGCGTGACGCGATACTTCACATCGGTCGCCACCGGAGAAATCGGCACGGCCTGCGACGAGTCGGAAAGCCAATCGCAACCATCCGCGGCGTCAGCGTTCACCCGGCAGATTTCCTTCACGGAGCTGAGTGCAGCGGCCGCACCGACCGTAATGGGCTTGGTCGTCGTCACAGCAAAGTACTCAGTCGTGACGGAGTCACCGTCGAGATCAGCAACGTCGGTGTACCGCTGGCCGTTGCTTGCTCCACCCCAGGTCGATGTGTAGCCGGGGAACGAGTGTGACGCGTCGCCGATAGCGCCGGACGCAATAGCCTGCGAACCGGGGGTGGCGGCAGCGGTCGGCATCGCCTGGAGACGAAGCGCCGGCCACGTTGCGTTGTCACCCCACGTGGTGCCAGCCGGCCACGTCACGGCAAGCGCTTCGCGCGCTTCGCCATCAATCGTGACGGTCTTCTTCTCAAACAGTGCACCACTCGGCGCGCCAGTGGCTAGCGACCATGAGTTGTTCACCAGCGCCCAGTTTGCCGGCGCGATGAAAATGTACTGGGGCTCAGGGGCCGCGCCGTCCTTCATCGCCGAGGTCACACCATGGAGGGTGAAGTTCACAGGCACGCCCGGAACAGGGCTGCCGGGTGTCGTGAGCGACGTTGACATCACGCTGGTGAAGTTGGCGGGGCGCGGCGTGATGACAAGATCCACGGCGTTGCTACCCGAGTTAAAGTCCGGCA
This window encodes:
- a CDS encoding LPXTG cell wall anchor domain-containing protein yields the protein MSTPAGPHPEPTPTPDPEPTPTPDPEPTTDPEPTPVPTTDPKPTPTTDPEPTTAPEPTDPGSTPQVSPSADSDDELPATGASVAGWTLTTGLVVAGLGLALVLIGTRRRKHSMIAKRH
- a CDS encoding DUF11 domain-containing protein, with the protein product MSEPSPVCAIVEAADLAVTVEAPDNLQLDRPSTVPFTVTNVSGNTAVPVVSIDVPANMQVTSLEFDNWVCSANDTAPIDGPASLECTYGEALAASDSVALNLPIVVTASPVTVSGTVSSPLHDDDNTNNEATVVNAAAAPLSGLTVVKDDAVPAAAPGQLLTYTINASNQLIAEPLADVSIVDALPANMEFVSASDGGSFDGTEVTWNVAELAAAASAQVSVTVRVLDAAGATSLQNSVVASASDPAFTGVTLSGQATDTNHIDRIALTKTASLQAPASAQDPRAGDVVEYTIVASNVGGGTITGVDITDAMAGLSALDFPAGWPTVEGTLAAGESVTTMATYVLTEEDIDTGSVANAANVVVQSGGGEQVAASATATMPLPAVSALSFTKSASLDTTDDVRAGDTITYTFEISSDSNVTVHAVSIDDDLAGLSTIDYDWPRGVGVLAAGESVTAVATYVLTQADLDRGLVSNTATRQQRALSTSTTPS